The following are from one region of the Nymphaea colorata isolate Beijing-Zhang1983 chromosome 7, ASM883128v2, whole genome shotgun sequence genome:
- the LOC116258109 gene encoding uncharacterized protein LOC116258109, translated as MRSIGRLPTSTGRPSFIRPCSAFSSFASGGGGVGGSGRGRGRGGGSPLPGRIGVSPDEAEEPSGLPPSGLGHGKGKPVPSAPTLPSFSSWISDIMPPGGRGHPASPSQQEAGGARPLKPIFFRRGDVESPGPQPDKKTQFRVAPPAAGESGLPSSLASGLAGGGRGQPVRPPPGPAVGEEENRHLRQRRGGGAPARGRARGEPSRRSSSPAGMARRGGPAEMGRGERGRGFRGRGRGTRGGARGRRERGEWGQRFRDEDAEDDVGGGLYLGESTDGQKLTERIGEDNMKVIMEGFDEMSSRVLPSPMEEAYLDALHMNNMIEYEPEYLMEDFGTNPDIDEKPIMSLEEALEKAKPFLMAYEGIQSLEEWEEVVKETMEKAPYMEQLIDIYCGPERVTAKEQNEELERVASTLPENLPSSVKNFTNRALLSLKSNPGWGYDKKCQFMDKLVWEIKQDYGGKQAGPS; from the exons ATGAGGAGCATCGGGAGGCTACCCACGAGCACAGGGAGGCCATCCTTCATCCGTCCTTGTTCTGCATTCTCCTCTTTTGCATCAGGCGGCGGCGGCGTTGGTGGTAGTGGTAGGGGAAGAGGCAGAGGCGGTGGCTCTCCACTTCCTGGCCGAATCGGCGTGTCTCCGGATGAGGCGGAGGAGCCTAGCGGGCTCCCGCCCTCTGGTCTCGGTCATGGAAAAGGTAAACCTGTTCCTTCTGCTCCAACcctcccttctttctcttcctggATCTCCGATATTATGCCGCCCGGCGGCCGAGGCCATCCTGCCTCCCCTTCCCAACAAGAAGCCGGCGGCGCCCGTCCCTTGAAACCCATCTTTTTCAGGCGAGGTGACGTCGAATCCCCGGGTCCACAACCGGATAAGAAAACTCAATTTCGCGTTGCACCTCCTGCGGCCGGAGAATCCGGTCTGCCTTCTTCTCTAGCTTCTGGACTAGCGGGGGGCGGCCGTGGACAGCCAGTTAGGCCGCCACCCGGCCCTGCGGTTGGTGAAGAGGAGAACCGGCATCTTCGTCAGCGACGAGGTGGCGGAGCGCCGGCACGGGGAAGGGCACGCGGAGAGCCGTCGAGGAGGTCATCGTCGCCTGCCGGGATGGCCCGCAGAGGTGGACCGGCTGAAATGGGGAGGGGGGAGAGGGGTAGGGGGTTCAGAGGAAGAGGTAGAGGGACGAGAGGTGGAGCTCGTGGTAGAAGGGAGAGGGGTGAGTGGGGGCAGCGATTCAGGGACGAAGACGCGGAGGATGATGTTGGCGGTGGGCTCTATCTTGGTGAGAGTACAGACGGGCAGAAGCTCACCGAGAGGATCGGTGAGGACAATATGAAGGTGATTATGGAAGGTTTCGATGAGATGAGCAGCAGAGTTCTGCCTTCTCCCATGGAAGAGGCCTATCTGGATGCCTTACATATGAATAAcatg ATCGAGTATGAACCAGAGTACTTGATGGAGGATTTTGGTACTAATCCGGATATTGATGAGAAGCCGATAATGTCTCTTGAAGAGGCACTGGAGAAGGCAAAGCCGTTTTTGATGGCTTATGAGGGGATACAGAGTCTAGAGGAATGGGAG gAAGTAGTGAAGGAAACAATGGAAAAGGCTCCTTACATGGAGCAACTCATCGATATCTACTGTGGACCTGAGAGAGTGACTGCAAAAGAGCAAAATGAGGAACTTGAAAGGGTGGCAAGCACACTTCCAGAAAACCTTCCTTCTTCTGTAAAGAACTTCACTAACCGGGCTCTTCTTTCTCTTAAG AGTAATCCAGGTTGGGGATATGACAAGAAATGTCAGTTCATGGATAAGCTTGTATGGGAGATTAAGCAGGACTATGGTGGGAAGCAGGCCGGGCCGTCTTAG
- the LOC116258110 gene encoding mediator of RNA polymerase II transcription subunit 30 produces the protein MEEKQGSSLSGGGGGGGKSTKELAMEGQKLLEETVQAAHQILTAMNEELCNPGLWATASPAQSGAEQHDGPHQAEPGGGALEEARFRYKSTVTALRAVISAITNSQAAEQNEAGSMMGTSEAKSDPVEIKKLEERVAELKKEIAIKNRYLEILMDQLRELIGDISMWQSPCPV, from the exons ATGGAGGAGAAGCAGGGTTCGAGCTTAAgcggagggggaggaggaggaggaaagagCACGAAGGAGCTGGCGATGGAAGGGCAGAAGCTTCTGGAGGAGACCGTTCAGGCAGCCCACCAGATCTTGACGGCCATGAACGAGGAGCTCTGCAATCCGGGGCTCTGGGCAACTGCATCGCCGGCGCAGTCTGGTGCCGAGCAGCATGATGGACCGCACCAGGCGGAGCCAGGGGGAGGGGCCCTTGAGGAGGCGCGTTTCCGCTACAAATCGACGGTGACTGCTCTCAGGGCCGTGATCAGCGCCATTACTAACTCTCAAGCG GCAGAACAGAATGAGGCAGGATCCATGATGGGTACCTCGGAAGCCAAATCTGATCCAGTGGAAATTAAGAAACTTGAAGAGCGTGTTGCGGAGTTGAAAAAG GAGATTGCTATTAAGAACAGATATCTCGAAATTCTTATGGACCAGCTTCGGGAGCTTATTGGAGACATATCAATGTGGCAGAGCCCTTGTCCTGTATGA